Below is a genomic region from Enterobacter hormaechei subsp. xiangfangensis.
TCGTGGCCGGTTCTGCCGTAGGGTTAAAACCTCTCCAGCAGGAACAACGAGCGCTGGATAAACAGCGTAACATCCTGGCCGTGGCTGGACTGATACAGGAAGGCATGACGAAGGATGACGTCGCAGCGGTGTTTGCCGAACGTATTACCGCACGGCTGGTGGATTTAAAAACCGGGGAGTTAATGGATAAAGACCCGGCGAAATACAACCAGGCGCTGGCGCTAAAAGATCCGCAAATGAGCACCACGCTTGACGCCTCGCAGGATCCGGCAGGCATTAAGCGCCGCAGCAATGTCGCGGAGATTTACCTCGTCCGTGACGAGCAAAAACGCATTCAGAAAATCGTGTTGCCCATCTATGGCAACGGTTTATGGTCAATGATGTACGCCTTTGTGGCGCTGGATACCGACGGCCGTACGGTTAAAGGCATTACTTATTACGATCAGGGCGAAACGCCGGGGCTGGGGGGCGAAGTTGAGAACCCTAATTGGCGGGCACAGTTTGTTGGTAAAAAAGTGCTCGACGACAACGGCCAGCCTGCGCTGAAGGTGGTAAAAGGGGGCGCGCGTCCCGGCGATGAATTTGCCGTTGATGGCCTTTCCGGCGCCACGCTCACCTCAAACGGTGTGCAGCACAGCTTTGATTTCTGGATGGGTGAACTGGGCTTTGGTCCCTTCCTGAAGAATGTACGTGAAGGAGCGCTGAATAATGGCTGATACGGGTGAACTGAAAGAAGTTAAAAAGGTGCTGATTGGCCCGCTGTTAGCCAATAACCCGATAACGCTTCAGGTGCTGGGGGTGTGCTCGGCGCTGGCGGTCACCACCAAGCTGGAAACGGCGGTGGTCATGACGCTGGCGGTAACGCTGGTGACAGCTTTTTCCAGCATGTTTATCTCAATGATCCGCCACCACATACCCAACAGCGTAAGGATCATCGTGCAGATGGCGATCATCGCCTCGCTGGTGATCGTGGTCGATCAGCTCCTGCGCGCCTTCGCCTATGAAACCTCGAAGCAGCTTTCGGTGTTTGTCGGCCTGATTATCACCAACTGTATCGTGATGGGGCGTGCTGAAGCCTATGCGATGAAAATGCCGCCGCTGGCGAGCTTTATGGACGGTATCGGCAACGGCCTGGGTTACGGCGTAATCCTGTTGACGGTTGGTTTCCTGCGCGAACTTATTGGCAGCGGCAAGCTGTTTGGCATTCCGGTGCTGGATACGGTACAGAACGGCGGCTGGTATCTGCCGAACGGCCTGTTCCTGCTGGCCCCAAGCGCATTTTTCATTATCGGTTTGCTGATCTGGCTGATTCGTACGTTGAAGCCTGAACAGCAGGAAAAGGAGTAACCGACAATGGCTCATTACCTGAGTTTATTTGTGCGCGCGGTGTTTGTTGAAAACATGGCGCTCGCTTTCTTCCTGGGCATGTGTACGTTCCTTGCCGTTTCTAAAAAGGTATCGACGGCATTTGGTCTGGGCGTGGCAGTTACCGTTGTGCTGGGGCTTTCCGTTCCGATTAACAACCTGGTATTCAACTTCGTGCTGCGCGATGGCGCGCTGGTGGAGGGGGTTGATCTTAGCTTCCTGAACTTCATCACCTTTATCGGAGTGATTGCGGCGCTTGTTCAGATCCTGGAGATGATCCTCGATAAATACTTCCCGTCGCTGTACAACGCGCTGGGGATCTTCCTGCCGCTGATCGCCGTGAACTGCGCCATTTTTGGCGGTGTTTCCTTTATGGTTCAGCGTGATTACAACTTCAGTGAATCGGTTGTGTATGGCTTCGGTTCCGGTATCGGCTGGATGCTGGCGATTGTTACCATGGCGGGGATCCGTGAAAAAATGAAATATGCCAACGTACCTGCGGGGCTTCGTGGCTTAGGGATCACCTTTATCACCACCGGCCTGATGGCGTTGGGCTTTATGTCCTTCTCCGGTGTGCAGCTATAAGGGCTAACAAATGGAAATTATTCTTGGCGTGGTGATGTTCACGCTGATAGTACTGGTGCTGTCAGGGCTGATCCTGGCGGCGCGTGCGAAGCTGGTCAATTCCGGGGATGTGATCATTGATATCAATGACGATCCGCAGAATCAGATCCGTACCCCGGCAGGGGATAAGCTGCTTAACACGCTCTCCGGCAACGGGATTTTTGTCTCGTCTGCCTGTGGCGGCGGTGGCTCCTGTGGCCAGTGCCGTGTGACGGTGAAAGAGGGCGGCGGTGATATTCTGCCAACGGAACTGTCCCATATTACGAAGCGTGAAGCGAAAGAGGGATGCCGTCTGGCGTGTCAGGTCGCTGTGCGCCAGAACATGAAGATTGAGCTGCCGGAGGAGATCTTCGGCGTGAAAAAATGGGAGTGCGAAGTTATCTCTAACGATAACAAAGCCACGTTCATTAAAGAGCTCAAGCTGCGTGTCCCTGAAGGGGAGAGCGTCCCGTTCCGTGCGGGTGGGTATATCCAGATTGAATGTCCGGCACACACCGTCGCGTATGCTGACTTCGACGTGCCCGAAGAGTACCGGGCCGACTGGGATAAATTTAACCTCTTCCGCTTCGTTTCCGAGGTAAAAGAGCCCGCGCTCCGCGCCTATTCCATGGCTAACTACCCGGAAGAGAAGGGCATTATTATGCTCAACGTGCGTATCGCCACGCCGCCACCGAATGTGCCTGATGCCCCCCCTGGCGTCATGTCATCCTATATCTGGTCCCTCAAGCCTGGCGACAAAGTGACGATTTCCGGCCCGTTCGGCGAATTCTTTGCCAAAGATACTGACGCGGAGATGGTCTTTATCGGCGGCGGAGCGGGTATGGCGCCGATGCGTTCGCATATCTTTGACCAGCTCAAACGACTTGGCAGCAAGCGCAAGATCAGCTTCTGGTACGGAGCGCGTTCACTGCGCGAAATGTTCTATGACGATGAGTTTGAACAACTGGCACGTGATAACCCTAACTTTACCTTCCATGTGGCGTTATCCGATCCGCAGCCGGAAGATAACTGGACAGGCTATACGGGCTTCATCCACAACGTGCTGTATGAAAATTACCTCAAACAGCACCCGGCACCGGAAGACTGCGAGTTCTATATGTGTGGTCCACCAATGATGAACGCGGCCGTGATTAAGATGCTAAAAGATCTTGGCGTGGAAGATGAGAACATCATGCTCGATGATTTCGGAGGCTGATTATGCTGACCTTTCTGGCGACCTTTGCGGTGTTTGTGCTGGTGATCTTCGGCATGTCCTTAGGCTGGATCATCAAGCGTAAAAGCATTCAGGGCAGTTGCGGAGGCATCTCTTCCATCGGAATGGAAAAAGTGTGCGATTGTCCGGAACCGTGCGATGCGCGGAAAAAGCGGATGGCTCGCGAGCAGCAACGCATTATTTAGTCTTCCTGGTCGGGTAAGGCAACGCCGCCACCCGACAATTCCCATGCACACTTCTCAACCCTCATTTGTTTACTGTATACTTATCCAGTAACGAGTGAGGGCTTACTATGCGCAAAATAATCCACGTCGATATGGACTGCTTTTTTGCCGCAGTGGAGATGCGTGACAACCCGGCGCTGCGGGATATTCCCATTGCCATTGGCGGCAGCCGGGTACAGCGCGGTGTCATCAGCACCGCCAACTATCCTGCTCGCAAATACGGCGTGCGCAGCGCCATGCCGACAGCGATGGCGCTGAAACTGTGCCCGCATCTCACTCTTTTGCCCGGACGTTTTGATGCCTATAAAGAAGCATCGAGCCACATTCGGGAGATCTTTTCCCGCTACACCTCACTGATTGAACCGTTATCGCTGGATGAAGCCTATCTGGATGTCACCCACAGCGTGCACTGCCACGGCTCCGCCACCCTGATGGCGCAGGAGATCCGCCAGACTATTTTCAACGAGCTGAACCTGACGGCATCGGCGGGTGTCGCGCCGGTCAAATTTCTCGCCAAAATCGCCTCCGATTTAAATAAGCCCAACGGCCAGTACGTTATCACTCCGGAAGAAGTTTCGGCGTTTTTAAAGACGCTGCCGCTCAGCAAAATCCCCGGAGTGGGCAAAGTCTCCGCCGCGAAGCTGGAAAGTATGGGGCTACGCACCTGCGAAGACGTTCAGCGCAGCGATCTGGCGCTGCTGCTTAAGCGTTTTGGCAAGTTTGGCCGCGTACTGTGGGAACGCAGTCAGGGCATTGATGACCGGGATGTGAACAACGAACGGCTGCGTAAATCGGTCGGCGTTGAACGCACGCTGAGTGAAGATATCCATGACTGGACCGAATGTGAAACCATTATTACGGAACAACTCTATCCTGAACTTGAACGACGCTTACTGAAGGTCAAACCGGATCTGCTTATTGCCCGGCAGGGCATCAAACTGAAATTTAACGATTTTCAGCAAACGACGCAGGAACACGTCTGGCCACGCCTCAACAAAGAGGATCTTATCGCGACGGCAAAAAAGGCATGGGAAGAACGGCGGGGCGGGCGAGGGGTGAGGCTGGTGGGGCTGCACGTCACCTTGCTGGATCCGCAGCTGGAGCGTCAGCTGGTGTTGGGACTGTAGATTACGCTAATTGTAGGCCCGGTAAGCGTAGCGCCACCGGGCAACAGACGGCGAATTACTTCGCAGGGATTGCTTTCAGCAGCTCAGTCAGCAGCGTCCAGTAGTGACCGACGCTTTCAATATGAACCTGCTCATCCGGGGAGTGTGGCCCGGTGATGGTCGGCCCAATGGAGACCATGTCCATATCCGGATACGGTTTCTTGAACAGACCACACTCCAGACCCGCGTGAATAACCTGAATGTTCGGGGTGCTGTTGAACAGTCGCTGATAAGTTTCACGCACCAGTGCCATGACCGGAGAACTTGCATCCGGCTGCCAGCCCGGGTAGCTGCCTTTTGCAGACGTTTTCGCGCCCGCCAGGGTACCCAGAGATTCCAGCATGCTCACAACGTACTCTTTACCGCTGTCGATCAGGGAACGGATCAGGCAGATGATCTCTGCGCTGTCGTCACCCATGGTCACCACGCCCACGTTCAGGGAGGTTTCCACCACGCCTTTCGCCACGTCAGAGTTGCGAATAACGCCGTTTGGCGTTGCGTTCAGCAGCTGGACGAACGTGTCACGAGACTGTGCGGTCAGCGCGGCTTTATCCGTCGTAACGGACTCCAGCACCACCGTCAGGTTTTTCTCTTTTGCAGACAGTTCGTTTTTCAGGATCTCCAGATACACGCTGGAGAGTTTTTTCAGTTCGTCCGCTTTCGACGCAGGCACTGCCAAGGTAGCGAAGGCTTCGCGAGGGATCGCGTTACGCAGAGTACCGCCGTTGAAGTCCACCAGACGCAGATCCAGTTCAGCGGCATGGCCCGCCAGGAAACGCGCCAGCAGTTTGTTGGCGTTGCCCAGGCCCAGGTGAATATCACCGCCGGAGTGACCGCCTTTCAGCCCTTTCAGCGTCAGCTTAAAGGTCTCGAATCCAGCAGGGATCGCTTCGCGGAACAGCGGCAGGGTAGAGATGAAATCGATCCCGCCCGCGCAGCCCATGTAGATCTCACCTTCTTCTTCGGAGTCGGTGTTGATCAGAATGTCCGCTTGCAGCCAGTTTGCCTGGAGACCGAACGCGCCATCCATGCCCGCTTCTTCAGTCATGGTCAGCAGCACTTCCAGCGGACCGTGTTCAACGCTGTCGTCAGCCAGCACGGCCAGCGCGGAAGCCATACCAATGCCGTTATCTGCGCCCAGGGTCGTGCCCCGCGCCTTCACCCACTCGCCGTCGATGTACGGCTGAATCGGGTCTTTTGTGAAGTCGTGAACGGTGTCGTTGTTTTTCTGCGGAACCATGTCCAGGTGCGCCTGCAATACCACTGGCTTACGGTTTTCCATACCTGCGGTGGCAGGTTTGCGGATAAGAATATTGCCAACCTGGTCGCGTTCAGCGTGCAGACCTTTTTCCTTTGCCCAGCCCATAATATGTTCGGCAAGCTGTTCTTCGTGATAGGAAGGGTGCGGAATGGAGCAGATTTTGGCAAAAATATCCCACAGCGGCTGTGGAGATAATTGAGACAGTTCAGACACGATAGGTCTCCTTGTCGTTGCGCTGCAAAACAATGTTGCAGGTCACAGGGTTAGCAGGTTAATCGTTACCACAAGTCAGGCTTGCGAGATGCAACTGAGAATACCACTTTCTCCCGTGGCTGGTAGCATTAAGCATGTAAAAACTCAGGCTCATGGCGCGTAACACTGGTTTTTAGTGCGTCAGATCTCTATAATCTCGCGCAACCTGGTTCACCCTCATTTTTTTTAAGCCGTATATAAACAGGCTGGGACACTTCACATGAGCGAAAAATACGTCGTCACCTGGGACATGTTGCAGATTCACGCACGCAAACTGGCTGCGCGTCTGATGCCTTCCGAACAGTGGAAAGGCATTATTGCCGTCAGCCGTGGCGGTCTGGTACCGGGGGCGCTGCTGGCACGTGAGCTGGGTATTCGTCATGTCGATACCGTATGTATCTCCAGCTACGATCACGACAACCAGCGCGAACTGAAAGTGCTGAAACGCGCGGAAGGCGAC
It encodes:
- a CDS encoding Na(+)-translocating NADH-quinone reductase subunit C, whose protein sequence is MAEIKNNDSISKTLLVVLVLCLVCSIVVAGSAVGLKPLQQEQRALDKQRNILAVAGLIQEGMTKDDVAAVFAERITARLVDLKTGELMDKDPAKYNQALALKDPQMSTTLDASQDPAGIKRRSNVAEIYLVRDEQKRIQKIVLPIYGNGLWSMMYAFVALDTDGRTVKGITYYDQGETPGLGGEVENPNWRAQFVGKKVLDDNGQPALKVVKGGARPGDEFAVDGLSGATLTSNGVQHSFDFWMGELGFGPFLKNVREGALNNG
- a CDS encoding NADH:ubiquinone reductase (Na(+)-transporting) subunit D yields the protein MADTGELKEVKKVLIGPLLANNPITLQVLGVCSALAVTTKLETAVVMTLAVTLVTAFSSMFISMIRHHIPNSVRIIVQMAIIASLVIVVDQLLRAFAYETSKQLSVFVGLIITNCIVMGRAEAYAMKMPPLASFMDGIGNGLGYGVILLTVGFLRELIGSGKLFGIPVLDTVQNGGWYLPNGLFLLAPSAFFIIGLLIWLIRTLKPEQQEKE
- the nqrE gene encoding NADH:ubiquinone reductase (Na(+)-transporting) subunit E; this translates as MAHYLSLFVRAVFVENMALAFFLGMCTFLAVSKKVSTAFGLGVAVTVVLGLSVPINNLVFNFVLRDGALVEGVDLSFLNFITFIGVIAALVQILEMILDKYFPSLYNALGIFLPLIAVNCAIFGGVSFMVQRDYNFSESVVYGFGSGIGWMLAIVTMAGIREKMKYANVPAGLRGLGITFITTGLMALGFMSFSGVQL
- the nqrF gene encoding NADH:ubiquinone reductase (Na(+)-transporting) subunit F, translated to MEIILGVVMFTLIVLVLSGLILAARAKLVNSGDVIIDINDDPQNQIRTPAGDKLLNTLSGNGIFVSSACGGGGSCGQCRVTVKEGGGDILPTELSHITKREAKEGCRLACQVAVRQNMKIELPEEIFGVKKWECEVISNDNKATFIKELKLRVPEGESVPFRAGGYIQIECPAHTVAYADFDVPEEYRADWDKFNLFRFVSEVKEPALRAYSMANYPEEKGIIMLNVRIATPPPNVPDAPPGVMSSYIWSLKPGDKVTISGPFGEFFAKDTDAEMVFIGGGAGMAPMRSHIFDQLKRLGSKRKISFWYGARSLREMFYDDEFEQLARDNPNFTFHVALSDPQPEDNWTGYTGFIHNVLYENYLKQHPAPEDCEFYMCGPPMMNAAVIKMLKDLGVEDENIMLDDFGG
- the nqrM gene encoding (Na+)-NQR maturation NqrM — encoded protein: MLTFLATFAVFVLVIFGMSLGWIIKRKSIQGSCGGISSIGMEKVCDCPEPCDARKKRMAREQQRII
- the dinB gene encoding DNA polymerase IV, which encodes MRKIIHVDMDCFFAAVEMRDNPALRDIPIAIGGSRVQRGVISTANYPARKYGVRSAMPTAMALKLCPHLTLLPGRFDAYKEASSHIREIFSRYTSLIEPLSLDEAYLDVTHSVHCHGSATLMAQEIRQTIFNELNLTASAGVAPVKFLAKIASDLNKPNGQYVITPEEVSAFLKTLPLSKIPGVGKVSAAKLESMGLRTCEDVQRSDLALLLKRFGKFGRVLWERSQGIDDRDVNNERLRKSVGVERTLSEDIHDWTECETIITEQLYPELERRLLKVKPDLLIARQGIKLKFNDFQQTTQEHVWPRLNKEDLIATAKKAWEERRGGRGVRLVGLHVTLLDPQLERQLVLGL
- the pepD gene encoding cytosol nonspecific dipeptidase, with the translated sequence MSELSQLSPQPLWDIFAKICSIPHPSYHEEQLAEHIMGWAKEKGLHAERDQVGNILIRKPATAGMENRKPVVLQAHLDMVPQKNNDTVHDFTKDPIQPYIDGEWVKARGTTLGADNGIGMASALAVLADDSVEHGPLEVLLTMTEEAGMDGAFGLQANWLQADILINTDSEEEGEIYMGCAGGIDFISTLPLFREAIPAGFETFKLTLKGLKGGHSGGDIHLGLGNANKLLARFLAGHAAELDLRLVDFNGGTLRNAIPREAFATLAVPASKADELKKLSSVYLEILKNELSAKEKNLTVVLESVTTDKAALTAQSRDTFVQLLNATPNGVIRNSDVAKGVVETSLNVGVVTMGDDSAEIICLIRSLIDSGKEYVVSMLESLGTLAGAKTSAKGSYPGWQPDASSPVMALVRETYQRLFNSTPNIQVIHAGLECGLFKKPYPDMDMVSIGPTITGPHSPDEQVHIESVGHYWTLLTELLKAIPAK
- the gpt gene encoding xanthine phosphoribosyltransferase translates to MSEKYVVTWDMLQIHARKLAARLMPSEQWKGIIAVSRGGLVPGALLARELGIRHVDTVCISSYDHDNQRELKVLKRAEGDGEGFIVIDDLVDTGGTAVAIREMYPKAHFVTIFAKPAGRPLVDDYVIDIPQDTWIEQPWDMGVVFVPPISGR